One genomic segment of Nonomuraea coxensis DSM 45129 includes these proteins:
- a CDS encoding MBL fold metallo-hydrolase, protein MDEKWQEIGDRVYVRRHRSYDMNTGLVVGDDGHCLVLDTRASHRQAADLIAAIRTITYGPWTVVNSHSHFDHYFGNALFRPAEIWGHARCAEEIETYGEQQRAVLVERNPEWREELEEVTVVAPDCTFTSAASLDIGGRMVHLRHFGLGHSSNDVVVQVPDAGVVFAGDLVEEGAPPAFADSYPLDWPVTLAAMLREMPEPVIVPGHGAVVDRAFASGQQAELALVADLARRAHTEGLRDLIGRFPYPEETSRQAIDRAFLQLDA, encoded by the coding sequence ATGGACGAGAAGTGGCAGGAGATCGGCGACCGGGTCTACGTCCGCCGGCACCGGTCCTACGACATGAACACCGGCCTCGTCGTGGGCGACGACGGGCACTGCCTGGTGCTCGACACCCGGGCCTCGCACCGGCAGGCGGCCGACCTGATCGCCGCGATCAGGACGATCACGTACGGCCCCTGGACGGTCGTCAACAGTCACTCCCACTTCGACCACTACTTCGGCAACGCGCTCTTCCGCCCGGCCGAGATCTGGGGCCACGCCCGCTGCGCCGAGGAGATCGAGACGTACGGCGAGCAGCAGCGCGCCGTCCTCGTGGAACGGAACCCGGAGTGGCGCGAGGAGCTGGAGGAGGTGACCGTCGTGGCGCCGGACTGCACGTTCACCAGCGCCGCGAGCCTCGACATCGGCGGGCGCATGGTGCATCTGCGGCACTTCGGGCTCGGGCACAGCAGCAACGATGTCGTGGTGCAGGTGCCGGACGCGGGGGTGGTGTTCGCGGGTGACCTGGTGGAGGAGGGGGCGCCGCCCGCGTTCGCGGACTCGTACCCGCTGGACTGGCCGGTGACGCTGGCCGCGATGCTCAGGGAGATGCCCGAGCCGGTGATCGTGCCGGGGCACGGCGCGGTGGTGGACCGCGCGTTCGCGTCGGGGCAGCAGGCCGAGCTGGCGCTGGTGGCCGACCTGGCCAGGCGGGCGCACACGGAGGGGCTGCGCGACCTCATCGGCCGGTTCCCGTACCCGGAGGAGACCAGCAGGCAGGCGATCGACCGGGCCTTCCTGCAGCTCGACGCCTGA
- a CDS encoding PadR family transcriptional regulator: MARRHDLVGLTVLALLTLRAAHPYELHRLIVDWHKDYITGLPRSLYHAVERLARDELIVPAKTDREGRRPERTVYEITDEGREELAARLRRLLERPDPDRRAFVAAVSLMGCLPLPEAQRALRARAATIEGVLAGMDAHRRALAEDGLPDVLVLELEYEQALHRAELAWLGDLLDRLDRGELDWSPPL, from the coding sequence ATGGCGCGCCGCCACGATCTGGTCGGGCTGACCGTCCTGGCCCTGCTCACGCTGCGCGCCGCTCACCCGTACGAGCTGCACCGGCTCATCGTCGACTGGCACAAGGACTACATCACCGGCCTGCCGCGCAGCCTCTACCACGCGGTCGAGCGGCTGGCCAGGGACGAGCTCATCGTGCCCGCGAAGACCGACCGCGAGGGCCGCAGGCCCGAGCGCACGGTCTACGAGATCACCGACGAGGGCCGGGAGGAGTTGGCCGCCCGGCTGCGCCGGCTCCTGGAACGGCCCGACCCCGACCGGCGAGCGTTCGTCGCCGCGGTCTCGCTCATGGGCTGCCTCCCGCTGCCCGAGGCCCAGCGGGCGCTGCGCGCCCGCGCCGCGACGATCGAGGGCGTCCTCGCCGGGATGGACGCCCACCGGCGGGCCCTGGCCGAGGACGGCCTGCCCGACGTGCTCGTGCTGGAACTGGAGTACGAGCAGGCGCTGCACCGGGCCGAGCTGGCCTGGCTCGGCGACCTGCTCGACCGGCTGGACAGGGGCGAGCTCGACTGGAGCCCGCCCCTGTGA
- a CDS encoding peptidylprolyl isomerase, producing the protein MAEKLIANLQTNRGLIKVELFPNRAPKTVRNFVELAEGTREWTHPGTGQKSTGRYYDGTIFHRVISGFMIQGGDPLGQGIGGPGYEFDDEIHPELWFNRPYLLAMANAGIRFGKGTNGSQFFVTVVPTPHLNGKHTIFGEVVEGQDVVDAIAKTRTDARDRPLEDVVLESVTIDRVQG; encoded by the coding sequence GTGGCTGAGAAGCTGATCGCAAACCTGCAGACCAACCGCGGCCTGATCAAGGTCGAGCTCTTTCCCAACCGGGCGCCGAAGACGGTGCGCAACTTCGTGGAGCTGGCCGAAGGCACCCGCGAATGGACGCACCCGGGCACTGGCCAGAAGAGCACCGGCCGCTACTACGACGGCACCATCTTCCACCGCGTCATCTCGGGCTTCATGATCCAGGGCGGTGACCCGCTGGGCCAGGGCATCGGCGGCCCCGGCTACGAGTTCGACGACGAGATCCACCCCGAGCTCTGGTTCAACCGTCCCTACCTGCTGGCCATGGCCAACGCGGGCATCCGCTTCGGCAAGGGCACCAACGGCTCGCAGTTCTTCGTCACGGTCGTCCCGACGCCGCACCTCAACGGCAAGCACACCATCTTCGGTGAGGTCGTCGAGGGCCAGGACGTCGTCGACGCCATCGCGAAGACCCGCACCGACGCCCGCGACCGGCCGCTGGAGGACGTCGTCCTGGAGTCGGTCACCATCGACCGCGTCCAGGGCTGA
- a CDS encoding MFS transporter has translation MTAVTLAAPASAAGRRGSGRRVLAQAQFANSVGDGAYLVASAFYFAKVVGLPPAQIGLGLTAGWAAGMVAGVPLGHLADRRGPRGIAVTLAVATAVAVASFALVRSFAPFLLVTCLYGIAQTGLSAARQALLAGLVPPAGRTAARAMLQATLNGGLAVGAGLGGIALWLDTPAAYTALFALDAAGFLVAAALLLRLPALRPAGGAAGGAVPSGRLTVLRDRPYALVTLINAVLLFYMPLLSVIVPLWIAGRTSAPSWVVAALLLVNTGSVLAFQVRVARRVRTLREASASVRRAGLMMLAACAVFALSPYGWPYLLLGAALLVWGEMLLAAGAWEISFGLAPDDRQGQYQGFFGTGTAVARMLGPVALTALVLGGGTLGWLVLGAMFAAAGAAMAPAVRWALRRSAERAQP, from the coding sequence ATGACCGCCGTCACTCTCGCCGCCCCGGCGTCCGCCGCCGGCCGCCGGGGCTCCGGGCGGCGGGTGCTCGCCCAGGCGCAGTTCGCGAACTCCGTCGGCGACGGGGCCTACCTCGTCGCCTCCGCCTTCTACTTCGCGAAGGTCGTGGGCCTGCCCCCGGCCCAGATCGGGCTCGGCCTCACGGCCGGCTGGGCCGCCGGCATGGTGGCCGGGGTCCCGCTCGGGCACCTCGCCGACCGGCGCGGCCCGCGCGGCATCGCCGTGACGCTGGCGGTCGCGACCGCCGTCGCGGTGGCCTCGTTCGCGCTGGTCCGCTCGTTCGCGCCGTTCCTGCTGGTCACCTGCTTGTACGGCATCGCGCAGACCGGCCTGTCGGCCGCCCGCCAGGCCCTGCTCGCCGGCCTCGTGCCGCCCGCCGGGCGGACCGCGGCCCGCGCGATGCTCCAGGCCACGCTGAACGGCGGCCTCGCCGTCGGGGCCGGGCTCGGCGGGATCGCGCTCTGGCTGGACACGCCCGCCGCGTACACGGCGCTCTTCGCCCTCGACGCGGCCGGCTTCCTCGTCGCCGCCGCCCTCCTGCTGCGGCTCCCCGCACTCCGCCCGGCGGGCGGAGCCGCGGGCGGCGCCGTTCCTTCCGGCAGGCTGACCGTGCTGCGGGACCGGCCGTACGCGCTGGTCACGCTGATCAACGCGGTGCTGCTGTTCTACATGCCGCTGCTCAGCGTCATCGTGCCGCTGTGGATCGCCGGGCGGACGTCCGCGCCGTCGTGGGTGGTGGCCGCGCTGCTCCTGGTGAACACCGGCAGCGTGCTCGCCTTCCAGGTGCGGGTGGCCCGCCGGGTGCGGACCCTGCGGGAGGCGTCCGCGTCGGTGCGGCGGGCCGGGCTGATGATGCTGGCGGCCTGCGCGGTGTTCGCGCTCAGCCCGTACGGGTGGCCGTACCTGCTGCTGGGCGCGGCGCTGCTGGTGTGGGGCGAGATGCTGCTGGCCGCCGGCGCCTGGGAGATCAGCTTCGGCCTCGCCCCCGACGACCGCCAGGGGCAGTACCAGGGCTTCTTCGGCACCGGCACCGCCGTCGCCCGCATGCTCGGCCCGGTCGCGCTCACCGCGCTCGTCCTCGGCGGCGGGACGCTCGGCTGGCTCGTCCTCGGCGCGATGTTCGCGGCGGCCGGCGCCGCGATGGCGCCGGCCGTCCGCTGGGCGCTCCGCCGCTCAGCGGAACGCGCGCAGCCGTAG
- a CDS encoding carboxymuconolactone decarboxylase family protein → MTERMNLGSLAREAYRGMAFLDHFVAASPLPSSLVHLINLRASQINGCVYCVDMHSADAKKEGESDARLHAVAVWREAPFFTERERAALAFTEAATRLSTDDVTDAVWNEAAAHFGEEEMAALVVAVAAINAWNRIGVSTRMTPESYQP, encoded by the coding sequence ATGACCGAACGCATGAACCTCGGCTCCCTGGCCCGCGAGGCCTACCGTGGAATGGCCTTCCTGGACCACTTCGTCGCCGCGAGCCCGCTCCCCTCGTCCCTCGTCCACCTGATCAACCTGCGCGCCAGCCAGATCAACGGCTGCGTCTACTGCGTGGACATGCACAGCGCCGACGCCAAGAAGGAAGGGGAGAGCGACGCGCGGCTGCACGCGGTCGCGGTGTGGAGGGAGGCGCCGTTCTTCACCGAGCGGGAGCGGGCCGCGCTCGCCTTCACCGAGGCCGCCACCCGGCTGTCCACCGACGACGTGACCGACGCCGTCTGGAACGAGGCCGCCGCGCACTTCGGCGAGGAGGAGATGGCGGCGCTCGTGGTCGCGGTGGCCGCGATCAACGCCTGGAACCGGATCGGGGTCTCCACCCGCATGACGCCCGAGTCGTACCAGCCATGA
- a CDS encoding PLP-dependent aminotransferase family protein: protein MDVHITLHEGSGNLAAQVYRQLMDAILDGRLRSGERLPPTRELARRLDISRNTVALAYDRLVADGFLEGRAGAGTFVSAAPVRGRAAPKGVIRPRAPWADLSPPAQIPAAPYDFRVGMPDPRLFPMQTWRRLVARELRAGTGGYADPAGHPALREAISRHIGLSRSVHAGPGDVLITNGAQQALDLIGRVLIEPGTCVAVEEPGYWPARLLFRSLGARVAAVPVDAEGIDVAAIPGAARIVYVTPSHQFPLGTPMSPARRAALLAWAERRRAVLIEDDYDSEFRFGERPLAPLQSLDRAGRVVYVGSFSKTLLPMLRLGFLVAPASLAPALRTARQLSDWHGELPTQAALARFIDEGLLARHIRKATREYAARHALIAEALAAEERLRPVPSSAGLHLCARLAPGVSVEPAPGLAVERLEAYCADGVPQPGLVLGYGGITTDLLPEGLRRLRRSLRMPAAPGPPAAVT, encoded by the coding sequence ATGGACGTGCACATCACCCTTCATGAGGGCAGCGGCAACCTGGCCGCCCAGGTGTACCGCCAGCTCATGGACGCCATCCTCGACGGCCGCCTGCGCTCGGGCGAGCGCCTGCCCCCGACGCGCGAGCTGGCCCGCCGGCTGGACATCTCCAGGAACACGGTCGCGCTCGCCTACGACCGCCTGGTGGCCGACGGCTTCCTTGAGGGGCGGGCGGGCGCGGGCACGTTCGTCTCCGCCGCGCCGGTACGCGGCCGGGCCGCGCCGAAGGGCGTCATCCGCCCGCGCGCGCCCTGGGCGGACCTCAGCCCGCCCGCGCAGATCCCGGCCGCCCCGTACGACTTCCGCGTCGGCATGCCCGACCCCCGCCTGTTCCCCATGCAGACCTGGCGCCGCCTGGTGGCCCGCGAGCTGCGCGCCGGCACGGGCGGCTACGCGGACCCGGCCGGGCACCCGGCGCTCCGCGAGGCGATCTCCCGGCACATCGGGCTCAGCCGCTCGGTCCACGCCGGCCCCGGCGACGTGCTCATCACGAACGGCGCCCAGCAGGCCCTCGACCTCATCGGCCGGGTGCTGATCGAGCCGGGCACCTGCGTGGCCGTCGAGGAGCCCGGCTACTGGCCCGCCCGCCTGCTGTTCCGCTCGCTCGGGGCGCGCGTCGCCGCCGTGCCGGTGGACGCCGAGGGCATCGACGTCGCGGCCATCCCCGGCGCGGCCCGCATCGTGTACGTGACGCCGTCCCACCAGTTCCCGCTGGGCACGCCCATGTCGCCGGCCCGCCGCGCCGCGCTGCTCGCCTGGGCCGAGCGCCGCCGCGCGGTGCTCATCGAGGACGACTACGACAGCGAGTTCCGCTTCGGCGAGCGCCCGCTCGCACCCCTCCAGAGCCTCGACCGGGCGGGCCGGGTCGTCTACGTCGGCTCGTTCTCGAAGACGCTGCTCCCCATGTTGCGGCTCGGTTTCCTCGTCGCGCCCGCCTCGCTCGCGCCCGCGCTGCGCACCGCCAGGCAGCTCTCGGACTGGCACGGGGAGCTGCCGACGCAGGCGGCGCTCGCCCGCTTCATCGACGAAGGGCTGCTGGCCAGGCACATCAGGAAGGCGACCCGCGAGTACGCCGCCCGCCACGCGCTCATCGCCGAGGCGCTGGCCGCCGAGGAGCGGCTGCGGCCGGTGCCCTCCAGCGCGGGGCTGCACCTGTGCGCCCGCCTCGCGCCCGGCGTGTCCGTCGAGCCGGCGCCGGGGCTCGCGGTGGAGCGGCTGGAGGCGTACTGCGCGGACGGCGTCCCGCAGCCTGGGCTGGTGCTGGGCTACGGCGGGATCACCACGGACCTGCTCCCTGAGGGGCTGCGCCGGCTGCGGCGCTCGCTACGGATGCCGGCGGCCCCAGGACCGCCGGCCGCGGTCACCTGA
- a CDS encoding alpha/beta fold hydrolase — MHRVTSSDGTSIAYDRLGSGPAVVLVGGASADHAILAAELAAHFTVHNPDRRGDGAPPCAVERELEDLAALMEAAGGAAHLYGASSGGALALEAAAAGLPVARLAVYEVPYALAEDTPDEPADGLTLDRLTLDRLAKIHCPTLVATGPLAGGGFLDRAADAIAAALPVPERVVVQGTDPTSLATVLTRFFSP; from the coding sequence ATGCACCGCGTCACGTCGAGCGACGGCACGTCCATCGCGTACGACCGGCTGGGGTCGGGGCCGGCGGTCGTCCTGGTGGGCGGCGCGAGCGCCGACCATGCGATCCTGGCCGCGGAGCTGGCCGCGCACTTCACGGTCCACAACCCCGACCGGCGGGGCGACGGCGCGCCTCCATGCGCTGTGGAGCGCGAGCTCGAGGACCTCGCGGCGCTGATGGAGGCCGCGGGCGGGGCCGCGCACCTCTACGGCGCCTCCTCCGGCGGCGCGCTCGCCCTGGAGGCGGCCGCGGCCGGGCTGCCGGTGGCGAGGCTCGCCGTGTACGAGGTCCCGTACGCCCTGGCGGAGGACACCCCCGACGAGCCGGCCGACGGCCTGACGCTCGACCGCCTGACGCTCGACCGGCTCGCCAAGATCCACTGCCCGACCCTGGTGGCCACGGGCCCCCTCGCCGGGGGCGGCTTCCTCGACCGGGCGGCGGACGCCATCGCGGCGGCGCTGCCGGTGCCGGAGCGGGTCGTCGTCCAGGGGACCGACCCCACGTCCCTTGCCACCGTCCTCACCCGCTTCTTCAGCCCCTGA
- a CDS encoding universal stress protein, with protein MEQDLPGGARLIVGVDESPASRWALAWAIGAARLHRMALVAVHVSRAPVHPFPEALPVQHAVRAGEEARCAEVITAAFEDVAGGVPDDLTTAAIGRVGDPGYHLVDLAGEGDLLVLGRGRRGLFSRIFLPSTSMYCARHARTTVVIVQQPAAPDDPELSGDRGRRSWGRRHP; from the coding sequence GTGGAACAGGATCTGCCCGGCGGTGCGAGGCTGATCGTGGGAGTGGACGAGTCCCCGGCCTCGCGCTGGGCGCTGGCCTGGGCCATCGGAGCGGCCAGGCTGCACCGGATGGCCCTGGTCGCCGTGCACGTCAGCCGCGCGCCGGTCCATCCCTTCCCCGAGGCCCTGCCCGTGCAGCACGCGGTCCGGGCGGGCGAGGAGGCCCGCTGCGCCGAGGTGATCACGGCGGCGTTCGAGGACGTGGCGGGCGGGGTGCCCGACGACCTCACGACGGCCGCGATCGGCCGGGTCGGCGACCCCGGCTACCATCTCGTCGATCTCGCCGGCGAGGGCGACCTGCTGGTGCTGGGCCGGGGGAGACGCGGGCTGTTCAGCCGCATCTTCCTGCCCTCCACCAGCATGTACTGCGCCCGGCACGCGCGTACGACGGTGGTGATCGTGCAGCAGCCGGCCGCGCCCGACGACCCCGAGCTGTCAGGTGACCGCGGCCGGCGGTCCTGGGGCCGCCGGCATCCGTAG
- a CDS encoding flavin-containing monooxygenase has protein sequence MTAATGSIDGIDKEALRRKYREERDKRLRPDGNDQYLRLPADYLDDPYTPRTERAPKTDHVTVAVIGGGFAGLLTGARLKEAGVQDVRVLDKAGDFGGTWYWNRYPGAQCDTASYVYMPLLEETGHMPSEKYAHAPEILEHCRRIGKHYGLYDDALFHTEVTGLEWLGGRWLVRTGRGDAFTARFVVMGIGPLHVPKLPGIPGMADFRGHAFHTSRWDYAYTGGDPAGAPMDRLADKRVAIIGTGATAVQCVPHLARAAAELYVFQRTPSSVDVRGNRPTDPEWFAGIATPGWQRRWLENFTAMQTGAQAEEDLVMDGWTDLARRVRARIAELPEVTPQTLLAAFEDSDFEKMEEIRARVDAVVRDPETARGLKAWYRQLCKRPCFHDEYLQAFNLPGVHLVDTDGKGVERVTEKGVVAAGREYEVDCVIYASGFEVGTDWTRRAGYDLTGRDGRLLSEHWADGMRSLHGIHVHGFPNAFLIGHTQGANLLSNIPHNLTEAGRTVATVVAHALAHGHTEVEVTKEAEDGWVDLLLSGNGPLLGSPDCTPGYYNNEGRDLGVRGRLNGGYPGGAAAFFAYIDRWRSSGAFEGLRFHP, from the coding sequence ATGACAGCCGCGACCGGCAGCATCGACGGAATCGACAAAGAGGCCCTGCGCCGCAAATACCGCGAGGAGCGCGACAAGCGGCTCCGCCCGGACGGCAACGACCAGTACCTCCGCCTGCCCGCCGACTACCTGGACGATCCGTACACCCCCCGGACCGAGCGCGCCCCCAAGACCGACCACGTCACCGTCGCGGTCATCGGCGGCGGCTTCGCCGGGCTGCTCACCGGGGCCAGGCTCAAGGAGGCCGGCGTCCAGGACGTCCGCGTCCTCGACAAGGCCGGCGACTTCGGCGGCACCTGGTACTGGAACCGCTACCCGGGAGCGCAGTGCGACACGGCGTCGTACGTCTACATGCCGCTCCTGGAGGAGACCGGCCACATGCCGTCCGAGAAGTACGCGCACGCGCCCGAGATCCTGGAGCACTGCCGCCGCATCGGCAAACACTACGGCCTCTACGACGACGCCCTGTTCCACACCGAGGTCACCGGCCTGGAATGGCTCGGCGGCCGGTGGCTGGTGCGCACCGGCCGCGGCGACGCCTTCACCGCGCGGTTCGTCGTCATGGGCATCGGGCCGCTGCACGTGCCGAAGCTCCCCGGCATCCCCGGGATGGCGGACTTCCGCGGCCACGCCTTCCACACCAGCCGCTGGGACTACGCCTACACCGGCGGCGACCCGGCCGGCGCCCCCATGGACCGGCTGGCCGACAAGCGCGTCGCGATCATCGGCACCGGCGCGACCGCCGTCCAGTGCGTCCCCCACCTGGCGAGGGCCGCCGCCGAGCTGTACGTCTTCCAGCGCACCCCGTCCAGCGTTGACGTGCGCGGCAACCGCCCCACCGACCCCGAGTGGTTCGCCGGCATCGCCACGCCCGGCTGGCAGCGCCGCTGGCTGGAGAACTTCACCGCCATGCAGACCGGCGCCCAGGCCGAGGAGGACCTGGTGATGGACGGCTGGACCGACCTCGCCCGCCGGGTCAGGGCCAGGATCGCCGAGCTGCCCGAGGTCACCCCGCAGACGCTGCTGGCCGCCTTCGAGGACTCCGACTTCGAGAAGATGGAGGAGATCCGCGCCCGCGTCGACGCCGTCGTACGCGACCCGGAGACCGCGCGCGGGCTCAAGGCGTGGTACCGCCAGCTCTGCAAGCGCCCCTGCTTCCACGACGAGTACCTCCAGGCGTTCAACCTGCCCGGCGTCCACCTGGTGGACACCGACGGCAAGGGCGTCGAGCGCGTCACCGAGAAGGGCGTCGTCGCCGCCGGCCGCGAGTACGAGGTCGACTGCGTCATCTACGCCTCCGGCTTCGAGGTCGGCACCGACTGGACCCGCCGCGCCGGCTACGACCTGACCGGCCGCGACGGCCGCCTGCTGTCGGAGCACTGGGCGGACGGCATGCGCTCGCTGCACGGCATCCACGTGCACGGCTTCCCCAACGCCTTCCTCATCGGCCACACCCAGGGCGCGAACCTGCTCTCCAACATCCCCCACAACCTCACCGAGGCCGGCCGCACGGTCGCCACCGTCGTCGCGCACGCCCTGGCGCACGGACACACCGAGGTCGAGGTCACCAAGGAGGCCGAGGACGGCTGGGTGGACCTGCTGCTGTCCGGCAACGGCCCGCTGCTCGGCTCGCCCGACTGCACACCCGGCTACTACAACAACGAGGGCCGTGACCTGGGCGTACGCGGGCGGTTGAACGGCGGGTATCCCGGGGGCGCGGCGGCGTTCTTCGCCTATATTGACCGGTGGCGGTCCTCCGGGGCGTTCGAAGGGCTCCGGTTCCACCCTTGA
- a CDS encoding SgcJ/EcaC family oxidoreductase: MSTTEATNEINRLLARLTETWNAGDSAGYADLFTADADYVTFFGLHLKGREAIEETHRGLFETSIKLDESDVEPSIRYITDDVAVVVVGGASSVNGVPDPSRTSTVTFTALRTPEGWRFASFHNSRVIQS; encoded by the coding sequence ATGTCCACCACCGAAGCCACGAACGAGATCAACCGCCTGCTCGCCCGCCTCACCGAGACCTGGAACGCCGGCGACTCCGCCGGCTACGCCGATCTGTTCACGGCGGACGCCGACTACGTCACCTTCTTCGGCCTGCACCTCAAGGGCCGCGAGGCCATCGAGGAGACGCACCGCGGGCTGTTCGAGACGTCGATCAAGCTCGACGAGAGCGACGTCGAGCCGAGCATCAGGTACATCACCGACGACGTCGCCGTGGTCGTGGTGGGCGGGGCGTCGTCCGTGAACGGCGTCCCCGACCCGAGCCGGACCTCGACCGTCACCTTCACGGCCCTGCGCACGCCCGAGGGCTGGCGCTTCGCCTCCTTCCACAACTCACGGGTGATCCAGTCCTGA
- a CDS encoding heavy metal translocating P-type ATPase, giving the protein MSSVTEGKAVELTIGGMTCASCANRIERKLNKLDGVTATVNYATEKAKVTFPEDLDPRTLVEEVEKAGYTAALPAPPAAEEEAEKKEEGQPDELRRRLITAIVLSVPVVAMAMIPPLQFPNWQWLSLTLAAPVVVYAGWPFHKAAWANLRHGAATMDTLISMGTLAAFGWSLWALFFGSAGTPGMTHPFEFTIERTDGSGNIYLEAAAGVTAFILAGRYFESRSKRRAGAALRALMELGAKDVELADGSRVPVERLQAGDRFVVRPGEKIATDGVVEEGTSAVDTSMLTGESVPVEVKPGDGVTGATVNAGGRLIVRATRVGADTQLAQMARLVEEAQTGKAQVQRLADRISGVFVPVVIALAVGTLGYWLGTGNGAGAAFTAAVAVLIIACPCALGLATPTALLVGTGRGAQLGILIKGPEVLESTRKVDTVVLDKTGTVTEGRMTLTTVHLAEGETREEVLRLAGALENASEHPIAQAVAREAASEAVVEDFANVEGLGVQGVVDGHAVLVGRPRLLAEWSQHLPADLAGKLEEEQAKGRTVVAVGWDGKARALLVVADVVKPTSKEAVAQLRALGLTPVLLTGDNEAVATTVAHEVGIDEVIADVLPAEKVDVVKRLQGEGKVVAMVGDGVNDAAALAQSDLGLAMGTGTDAAIAAADLTLVRGDLRVAPDAIRLSRRTLAVIKGNLFWAFAYNVAALPLAAAGLLNPMIAGAAMAFSSVFVVSNSLRLRAFR; this is encoded by the coding sequence ATGTCCTCCGTAACCGAGGGCAAGGCTGTCGAGCTCACGATCGGCGGCATGACCTGCGCGTCCTGCGCCAACCGGATCGAGCGCAAGCTCAACAAGCTCGACGGCGTGACCGCGACGGTCAACTACGCGACCGAGAAGGCGAAGGTCACCTTCCCGGAGGACCTCGATCCGCGGACGCTGGTCGAGGAGGTCGAGAAGGCGGGCTACACCGCCGCGCTCCCCGCCCCACCCGCCGCCGAGGAGGAAGCGGAGAAGAAGGAGGAGGGGCAGCCGGACGAGCTGCGCCGCCGGCTGATCACCGCGATCGTGCTGAGCGTCCCGGTGGTGGCGATGGCGATGATCCCGCCGCTGCAGTTCCCGAACTGGCAGTGGTTGTCGCTGACGCTGGCGGCGCCGGTCGTGGTGTACGCGGGCTGGCCGTTCCACAAGGCGGCCTGGGCCAACCTGCGTCACGGCGCGGCCACCATGGACACGCTGATCTCCATGGGCACGCTGGCGGCGTTCGGCTGGTCGCTGTGGGCGCTGTTCTTCGGCTCGGCGGGCACGCCGGGGATGACGCACCCGTTCGAGTTCACGATCGAGCGCACCGACGGCTCCGGCAACATCTACCTGGAGGCGGCGGCGGGGGTGACGGCGTTCATCCTGGCCGGGCGTTACTTCGAGTCCCGTTCGAAGCGGCGGGCGGGCGCGGCGCTGCGGGCGCTGATGGAGCTGGGCGCGAAGGACGTGGAGCTGGCCGACGGCAGCCGGGTGCCGGTCGAACGGCTCCAGGCCGGCGACCGGTTCGTGGTGCGGCCGGGCGAGAAGATCGCCACGGACGGCGTGGTCGAGGAGGGCACCTCGGCGGTGGACACCTCGATGCTGACGGGCGAGTCGGTGCCGGTCGAGGTCAAGCCGGGCGACGGCGTGACCGGCGCGACCGTCAACGCGGGCGGCCGGCTCATCGTGCGGGCCACCAGGGTCGGCGCCGACACGCAGCTCGCGCAGATGGCGCGGCTGGTGGAGGAGGCGCAGACCGGCAAGGCGCAGGTGCAGCGGCTGGCCGACCGGATCTCGGGCGTGTTCGTGCCGGTCGTGATCGCGCTGGCCGTCGGCACGCTCGGCTACTGGCTCGGCACCGGCAACGGGGCGGGGGCGGCGTTCACGGCCGCGGTGGCGGTCCTGATCATCGCCTGCCCGTGCGCGCTGGGCCTCGCCACGCCGACGGCGCTGCTGGTCGGCACCGGGCGGGGCGCGCAGCTCGGCATCCTCATCAAGGGCCCCGAGGTGCTGGAGTCCACGCGCAAGGTGGACACCGTCGTCCTGGACAAGACCGGCACGGTCACCGAGGGCCGCATGACGCTGACCACCGTGCACCTGGCCGAGGGGGAGACCCGCGAGGAGGTGCTGCGGCTGGCCGGGGCGCTGGAGAACGCCTCCGAGCACCCGATCGCCCAGGCCGTCGCCCGCGAGGCCGCCTCGGAGGCCGTCGTCGAGGACTTCGCGAACGTCGAGGGGCTCGGCGTGCAGGGCGTCGTGGACGGGCACGCGGTGCTGGTCGGACGCCCCCGGCTGCTCGCCGAGTGGTCGCAGCACCTGCCCGCGGACCTCGCGGGCAAGCTGGAGGAGGAGCAGGCCAAGGGCCGTACGGTCGTCGCCGTCGGCTGGGACGGGAAGGCGCGGGCGCTGCTGGTGGTGGCGGACGTCGTCAAGCCCACCAGCAAGGAGGCGGTCGCGCAGCTCAGGGCGCTGGGGCTCACCCCGGTGCTGCTGACCGGCGACAACGAGGCCGTGGCCACGACGGTGGCGCACGAGGTGGGCATCGACGAGGTGATCGCCGACGTGCTGCCCGCCGAGAAGGTGGACGTCGTCAAGCGGCTCCAGGGCGAGGGCAAGGTCGTGGCCATGGTGGGCGACGGGGTCAACGACGCCGCCGCGCTGGCCCAGTCCGACCTGGGGCTGGCGATGGGCACCGGCACCGACGCCGCCATCGCGGCTGCGGACCTGACGCTGGTGCGCGGCGACCTGCGGGTGGCGCCGGACGCGATCCGGCTCTCGCGCCGGACGCTGGCGGTCATCAAGGGCAACCTGTTCTGGGCGTTCGCGTACAACGTGGCGGCGCTGCCGCTGGCGGCGGCGGGGCTGCTCAATCCGATGATCGCGGGGGCGGCCATGGCGTTCTCCAGCGTGTTCGTCGTGAGCAACAGCCTACGGCTGCGCGCGTTCCGCTGA